One genomic window of Magnolia sinica isolate HGM2019 chromosome 3, MsV1, whole genome shotgun sequence includes the following:
- the LOC131239151 gene encoding uncharacterized protein LOC131239151: MDVVMPRDRSTGAYRGFVLVRMSSEMELARAVDMLHGVKFAGCPLLVQRARFGPNLTPPPKPLQTNTKMYRPKSDNIPTLPSPIPTNPDPNPISLGPASFKEALLNNTSPPPHSIPPMSESMAIPAIKSDSPSLRKAFLFRSI, encoded by the coding sequence ATGGACGTGGTTATGCCAAGAGACCGAAGCACTGGTGCTTATAGAGGTTTTGTGTTGGTTCGCATGTCATCTGAAATGGAGCTAGCCAGAGCGGTGGACATGTTACATGGTGTGAAATTCGCCGGATGTCCATTACTGGTTCAAAGAGCGAGATTCGGCCCCAATCTTACCCCCCCTCCCAAGCCCCTCCAGACgaatacgaagatgtatcgccCAAAATCTGACAACATACCCACTCTCCCCTCCCCTATTCCTACCAATCCTGATCCTAATCCTATCTCCTTGGGGCCTGCCTCTTTCAAAGAGGCCCTGCTGAACAATACTTCTCCTCCTCCGCACAGCATTCCCCCTATGTCCGAATCTATGGCCATTCCTGCTATCAAATCGGATTCTCCCTCCCTACGGAAGGCGTTCCTATTTCGATCAATTTGA